One region of Caldimonas thermodepolymerans genomic DNA includes:
- a CDS encoding DinB family protein, whose translation MPETSAPATLVDHYAWMARYNQWMNRRLYDAAARLDDAERKRDRGAFFGSIHGTLNHLCVADKIWLRRFADSGMDFPMLTEEVLALPAFTGLDMVLFADFEAMRRHREVMDRAIVAFAQALTPAQASGTFRYANTRGVERSHPFWQALSHFFNHQTHHRGQVTTLLVQAGIDPGVTDLIVLADGAQG comes from the coding sequence ATGCCTGAGACGTCTGCCCCGGCCACGCTGGTCGACCACTATGCGTGGATGGCACGCTACAACCAATGGATGAACCGGCGCCTGTACGACGCGGCGGCGCGCCTGGACGATGCCGAGCGCAAGCGCGACCGCGGCGCGTTCTTCGGTTCCATCCACGGCACGCTGAACCACCTGTGCGTGGCCGACAAGATCTGGCTGCGCCGCTTTGCGGACAGCGGCATGGACTTCCCGATGCTCACGGAGGAGGTGCTCGCGCTGCCGGCGTTCACCGGGCTGGACATGGTGCTGTTCGCCGACTTCGAGGCGATGCGCCGCCATCGCGAGGTGATGGACCGTGCCATCGTCGCGTTCGCGCAGGCCCTGACGCCGGCGCAGGCGAGCGGCACCTTCCGCTACGCCAACACCCGGGGCGTGGAGCGCAGCCACCCGTTCTGGCAGGCGCTGAGCCACTTCTTCAACCACCAGACCCATCATCGCGGGCAGGTGACGACGCTGCTGGTGCAAGCCGGCATCGACCCGGGCGTCACGGACCTGATCGTGCTGGCCGACGGCGCGCAGGGTTGA
- a CDS encoding sensor domain-containing diguanylate cyclase translates to MTDALLVFDLASYWGLVFGFGLLLLITSVLLWVLHRMVRTPGPGLWSVAALVALAGMTLAGSQMQGTAAWQRGLFVLGETLVVLGIALVGEGLRRFCGRQSSLRWVAALAALQLLLGAVLEAAGRPLHHGIAMSVLVGALWLWIAWTAIRHTQADCLLLSVGLMLCAIVEAAGWGARAVVLARSLQGEAGLGIVQANAVLLVPSFVATGVLVMLYVLLVNFRLARELHDKAVRDPLTGALNRRGFEETTNRLASLSAELDQSVAVLVLDIDHFKQVNDTHGHHVGDLVLKALARLVLRAKRETDLFARLGGEEFCLVLPGTDVPGAKVFADRLRRSFETLEIDTGRSFLSCTVSVGVAYASAAALRSGRTDVLDLLQQADEALYEAKRAGRNRVRFFASPEVLSSRLDSRLFAPSSNFEPTLPPPTTAAG, encoded by the coding sequence ATGACCGACGCACTGCTCGTGTTCGACCTGGCGAGCTACTGGGGGCTGGTGTTCGGCTTCGGGTTGCTGCTGCTCATCACCTCGGTGCTGCTGTGGGTGCTGCACCGCATGGTGCGCACCCCCGGCCCGGGCTTGTGGAGCGTCGCAGCGCTCGTCGCCCTGGCCGGGATGACGCTGGCCGGCAGCCAGATGCAGGGCACGGCCGCCTGGCAGCGCGGGCTGTTCGTGCTGGGCGAAACGCTGGTGGTGCTGGGCATCGCGCTGGTCGGCGAGGGGCTGCGCCGGTTCTGCGGAAGGCAGTCCTCGCTGCGCTGGGTCGCGGCCCTCGCCGCGCTGCAGCTGCTGCTGGGGGCCGTGCTGGAGGCCGCGGGGCGCCCGCTGCACCACGGCATCGCGATGTCGGTGCTGGTCGGCGCGCTGTGGCTGTGGATCGCCTGGACCGCGATCCGCCACACGCAGGCGGACTGCCTGCTGCTGTCCGTCGGGCTGATGCTGTGCGCGATCGTGGAAGCCGCCGGCTGGGGCGCGCGGGCCGTCGTGCTCGCGCGGTCGCTGCAGGGGGAGGCGGGGCTGGGCATCGTGCAGGCGAACGCGGTGCTGCTCGTGCCGTCCTTCGTCGCGACCGGCGTGCTGGTCATGCTCTACGTGCTGCTGGTGAACTTCCGCCTGGCCCGCGAGCTGCACGACAAGGCCGTGCGCGACCCCCTGACCGGTGCCTTGAACCGTCGCGGCTTCGAGGAAACCACCAACCGGCTGGCCTCGCTGTCGGCCGAACTCGACCAGTCGGTGGCGGTGCTGGTGCTGGACATCGACCACTTCAAGCAGGTCAACGACACGCACGGCCACCATGTTGGCGACCTGGTGCTCAAGGCGCTGGCGCGCCTGGTGCTCCGTGCCAAGCGCGAGACCGACCTGTTCGCGCGGCTGGGCGGCGAGGAGTTCTGCCTGGTGCTGCCGGGCACCGACGTGCCGGGTGCCAAGGTGTTCGCCGACCGCCTGCGGCGCAGCTTCGAGACGCTGGAGATCGACACCGGCCGCAGCTTCCTCAGCTGCACGGTGAGCGTGGGCGTGGCCTACGCGTCGGCCGCGGCGCTGCGCAGCGGCCGCACCGACGTGCTGGACCTGCTGCAGCAGGCCGACGAGGCGCTCTACGAGGCCAAGCGCGCCGGGCGCAACCGGGTGCGCTTCTTCGCCTCGCCCGAAGTGCTGTCCAGCCGGCTCGACTCGCGCCTGTTCGCGCCGAGCAGCAACTTCGAGCCGACGCTGCCGCCGCCGACCACGGCGGCCGGCTGA
- a CDS encoding GGDEF domain-containing protein has translation MDLSAVSIASAALVLLLAGLTGLAVRRVPDSQGARYWALAFVPLSIGSFLVGQGDALPALWQVLREPILLSGYGLLLIGLRQYLRRSRPWVLAGTVVLTALVAAAFFSAVVPYPPARVAVRSAGIFVLMCAALLALRHLRDEMLRDVRYYLQACFCAIAVLAVVRAGVLLLPQDGARAQYLHAALTLVMTMLVLAVVAGLALLMTARMNDALARLTVRDPLTGVFNRRGIEAAAATTLSFARRLGCPVALLACDVDHFKAINDRHGHAGGDEVLKAFGRLLAEHFAAAELVGRVGGEEFVVLLPGADEAQARATAETLRLQVERHPFALSSGHSLHLTLSIGVAVQARSETSWDDLLRRADQALYQTKEGGRNRIVVAQAAPPSVPVRRLRTGERHA, from the coding sequence TTGGACCTTTCTGCCGTTTCGATCGCGAGTGCTGCACTGGTGTTGCTGCTGGCGGGGCTGACGGGGCTTGCGGTGCGCCGGGTGCCGGACAGCCAAGGGGCCCGTTACTGGGCGCTGGCATTCGTTCCCCTGAGCATCGGCAGCTTCCTGGTGGGCCAGGGCGATGCCTTGCCGGCGCTGTGGCAGGTCCTGCGCGAACCCATCCTGCTGTCGGGCTACGGCCTGCTGCTGATCGGCCTGCGCCAGTACCTGCGCCGCTCCCGGCCCTGGGTGCTGGCCGGGACCGTGGTCCTGACGGCGCTGGTCGCCGCGGCCTTCTTCTCCGCCGTGGTGCCGTATCCGCCCGCGCGCGTGGCGGTGCGCAGCGCCGGGATCTTCGTGCTGATGTGCGCGGCGCTGCTGGCCCTGCGGCACCTGCGCGACGAGATGCTGCGCGACGTGCGGTACTACCTGCAGGCCTGCTTCTGCGCGATCGCGGTCCTCGCGGTGGTGCGCGCCGGCGTGCTCCTGCTGCCACAGGACGGTGCACGGGCGCAGTACCTCCATGCCGCCCTGACGCTGGTGATGACCATGCTGGTGCTCGCCGTGGTGGCCGGCCTGGCGTTGTTGATGACCGCGCGCATGAACGACGCCCTGGCGCGCCTGACGGTGCGCGACCCGCTGACCGGCGTCTTCAACCGCCGCGGGATCGAGGCGGCAGCGGCGACCACGCTGTCGTTCGCGCGCCGGCTTGGCTGCCCGGTGGCCCTGCTGGCCTGCGACGTCGACCATTTCAAGGCCATCAACGACCGCCATGGCCATGCCGGCGGCGACGAGGTACTGAAGGCGTTCGGGCGGCTGCTGGCCGAGCACTTCGCCGCCGCGGAACTGGTCGGCCGCGTCGGCGGGGAGGAGTTCGTCGTGCTGCTGCCCGGGGCCGACGAGGCCCAGGCCCGTGCCACGGCTGAAACCCTGCGGCTGCAGGTCGAGCGGCACCCCTTCGCACTGTCGAGCGGTCACTCGCTGCACCTGACGCTCAGCATCGGCGTGGCGGTGCAGGCGCGTTCCGAGACGAGCTGGGACGACCTGTTGCGCCGCGCGGACCAGGCGCTCTACCAGACCAAGGAGGGCGGGCGCAACCGCATCGTGGTGGCGCAGGCGGCGCCGCCGTCGGTGCCGGTGCGCCGCCTGCGCACCGGGGAGCGCCACGCATGA
- a CDS encoding GspE/PulE family protein, translating to MPVPAPLSLIETRRIPPDDLPEPTSGPISAAPAVREKSRRSVFRWPTPPFGAYPEATEQQHPICCEIEGLNGRQMAGRLIFFVPEETVAHVQVPPARTTMPVQFSHFRSLHLLEVLRPIGVAPDDPHADMLDRRPRVHFIVRATTGRDLEGETVGHVETKLGLFLFPPADEHGGVTRLFIPRHAYRSVEIGPRVGEVLVTRQVTTQDQVDTAASQQTQLRGRKLGDLLVAQKIVNADRLMAALEQQARAPAMRIGEALVSLGVIDEQQLQQALAQQARERSMPLGELLVQRQWVSRQELQTALAYKMGYPLVDVTQFPVEAQALGKLPYLIAVRLNALPLLLRGGRLVVALEDPSRSEVLEELEFHTQLKIVPALAQFGALPEAIQTAYEAHSLDLWAASSELGYISPVIGSVDPQPENARQLAATLMREAEAGRHLQVGPADPTLLRLVHAMIVDAHEQGVTDIHVECYPGQETIKVRFRKDGLLQDHLELPYTHRQALVSRLKIMSNLDVAERRRPQDGRIDFARFVPNRPVELRVATIPTHDGLEDVVMRILTAAQPLPLEKLRLSAANLDRLKEVLERPQGLVLCVGPTGAGKTTTLHSALSFINVPERKIWTAEDPIEIAQPGLRQVQIDPRIGWTYARALRAFLRADPDVIMAGEVRDRDTALVGIEASLSGHLVLSSLYAGHAVEAVSRLVDMGLDPFNVADALQAVLAQRLVRRLCEKCRQTHPATDEEVEELLDDYLHGCPADAPEFDRDQVLDDWLQRFGHDGRLMHHYSPGCPHCHGTGFHGRTGMHELMVVSRELRRLVRTGATSEELQQQALREGMRTLRQDGIEKVLQGITSLDEVRAASA from the coding sequence ATGCCCGTCCCGGCACCGCTGTCCCTGATCGAGACCCGGCGCATACCGCCGGACGACCTGCCCGAGCCGACGTCCGGCCCGATCTCCGCCGCCCCCGCGGTGCGGGAGAAGTCGCGGCGTTCGGTGTTCCGCTGGCCGACACCGCCCTTTGGCGCCTACCCTGAAGCCACCGAACAGCAGCACCCGATCTGCTGCGAGATCGAAGGCCTCAACGGCCGGCAGATGGCCGGCCGGCTGATCTTCTTCGTCCCGGAGGAGACGGTGGCGCACGTCCAGGTGCCTCCGGCGCGCACGACCATGCCGGTGCAGTTCTCCCACTTCCGGTCGCTGCACCTGCTGGAGGTGCTGCGGCCGATCGGCGTGGCCCCGGACGACCCGCATGCGGACATGCTCGACCGCCGCCCGCGGGTGCACTTCATCGTCCGCGCCACCACCGGGCGCGACCTCGAAGGCGAGACGGTGGGCCACGTCGAAACCAAGCTGGGGCTGTTCCTGTTCCCCCCGGCAGACGAACACGGCGGCGTGACCCGCCTGTTCATCCCGCGCCATGCCTACCGTTCGGTGGAGATCGGTCCGCGCGTCGGCGAGGTGCTGGTGACGCGCCAGGTCACCACGCAGGACCAGGTGGACACCGCCGCGAGCCAGCAGACCCAGCTGCGCGGCCGCAAGCTCGGAGACCTGCTGGTGGCGCAGAAGATCGTCAATGCCGACAGGCTGATGGCCGCGCTCGAGCAGCAGGCACGCGCCCCGGCCATGCGCATCGGCGAGGCGCTGGTGTCGCTGGGCGTGATCGACGAACAGCAGCTGCAGCAGGCGCTGGCCCAGCAGGCCAGGGAACGCTCGATGCCGCTGGGCGAGCTGCTGGTGCAGCGGCAATGGGTGTCGCGCCAGGAGCTGCAGACCGCGCTGGCCTACAAGATGGGCTACCCGCTCGTCGACGTGACGCAGTTTCCCGTCGAGGCACAGGCGCTGGGCAAGCTGCCCTACCTGATCGCGGTGCGGCTCAACGCGCTGCCGCTGCTCCTGCGCGGCGGGCGGCTGGTCGTCGCGCTGGAGGACCCCTCGCGCTCCGAGGTGCTCGAAGAGCTCGAGTTCCACACGCAGCTGAAGATCGTGCCGGCGCTCGCGCAGTTCGGTGCGCTGCCGGAAGCGATCCAGACCGCCTACGAGGCGCACAGCCTGGACCTCTGGGCCGCCAGCAGCGAGCTCGGCTACATCAGCCCGGTCATCGGGTCGGTGGACCCGCAGCCGGAGAACGCCCGCCAGCTCGCCGCCACGCTGATGCGCGAGGCCGAGGCGGGCCGGCACCTGCAGGTCGGCCCCGCCGACCCGACGCTGCTGCGGCTGGTGCACGCGATGATCGTCGACGCCCACGAGCAGGGGGTGACCGACATCCACGTCGAGTGCTACCCCGGGCAGGAGACCATCAAGGTGCGCTTCCGCAAGGACGGGCTGCTGCAGGACCACTTGGAACTGCCGTATACCCACCGCCAGGCCCTGGTCTCGCGCCTGAAGATCATGAGCAACCTGGACGTGGCCGAGCGCCGCCGGCCGCAGGACGGGCGCATCGACTTCGCGCGCTTCGTGCCGAACCGCCCGGTCGAGCTGCGCGTGGCCACCATCCCGACCCACGACGGCCTGGAAGACGTTGTCATGCGCATCCTGACCGCCGCCCAGCCCTTGCCGCTGGAGAAGCTGCGGCTGTCGGCCGCCAACCTGGACCGCCTCAAGGAAGTGCTCGAGCGTCCCCAGGGCCTGGTGCTGTGCGTCGGCCCGACCGGTGCCGGCAAGACCACCACGCTGCATTCGGCACTGAGCTTCATCAACGTGCCCGAACGCAAGATCTGGACGGCCGAGGACCCGATCGAGATCGCCCAGCCCGGACTGCGCCAGGTGCAGATCGACCCGCGCATCGGCTGGACCTACGCGCGGGCCCTGCGCGCCTTCCTGCGCGCCGACCCGGACGTCATCATGGCCGGCGAGGTGCGCGACCGCGACACCGCGCTGGTCGGGATCGAAGCCTCGCTGAGCGGGCACCTGGTACTGTCGTCGCTGTATGCCGGGCATGCGGTCGAGGCCGTCTCGCGCCTCGTGGACATGGGGCTGGACCCGTTCAACGTCGCCGACGCGCTGCAAGCCGTGCTGGCCCAGCGCCTGGTGCGCCGGCTGTGCGAGAAGTGCCGGCAGACGCACCCGGCCACCGACGAGGAAGTCGAGGAGCTGCTCGACGACTACCTGCACGGTTGCCCCGCCGACGCCCCGGAGTTCGACCGCGACCAGGTGCTGGACGACTGGCTGCAACGCTTCGGCCACGACGGCCGGCTGATGCACCACTACAGCCCGGGTTGCCCGCACTGCCACGGCACCGGCTTCCACGGCCGCACGGGCATGCACGAGCTGATGGTCGTCTCGCGCGAGCTGCGCCGCCTGGTGCGCACCGGTGCGACGTCGGAGGAACTCCAGCAGCAGGCGCTGCGCGAAGGCATGCGCACGCTGCGGCAGGACGGCATCGAGAAGGTGCTGCAGGGCATCACCTCCCTGGACGAGGTGCGCGCCGCCAGCGCCTAG
- a CDS encoding sensor histidine kinase encodes MDDAAQAVASSPAARRSLGWAMATAWAGFWLLMMVAEMRNHPQGGWEAAWRALVLEGSSALLATAVLLVQWHQARRLDRWLDQPARWFGTMLAITLPLSLLFVPLVHLLRVALYAAAGQAYPHEPLAEVVLPETARFAVFYLLFCGVQFGVRSYLAWNGARLQAERERALAREAQLLLLAQQLQPHFLFNALNTISALIHADPDRADALLTRLATLLRAATDLVQRPQQPLHEELRLLHAYAEIMGERFADRVSIAWQVDAAALACPVPTLSLQPLLENCFRHVVERRREPTRIVVQAGVEAGRLRVTVRDDGGTLAPSAAPGVGLGNVMQRLQALHGKAAWLRLEPLAGGGVAAVMELPCAC; translated from the coding sequence ATGGACGACGCAGCGCAAGCGGTCGCGTCGTCGCCCGCGGCCCGGCGCTCGCTGGGCTGGGCGATGGCAACGGCCTGGGCCGGCTTCTGGCTGCTGATGATGGTGGCCGAGATGCGCAACCATCCGCAAGGCGGCTGGGAGGCGGCGTGGCGCGCGCTGGTGCTGGAAGGCAGCTCGGCGCTGCTTGCCACCGCGGTGCTGCTGGTGCAGTGGCACCAGGCCCGCCGCCTGGACCGCTGGCTGGACCAGCCGGCGCGCTGGTTCGGCACGATGCTCGCGATCACGCTGCCGCTGTCGCTGCTGTTCGTGCCGCTGGTCCACCTGCTGCGCGTCGCGCTGTACGCCGCCGCCGGCCAAGCTTACCCGCACGAACCGCTGGCCGAGGTGGTCCTGCCCGAGACCGCGCGCTTCGCGGTGTTCTACCTGCTGTTCTGCGGCGTGCAGTTCGGCGTGCGCTCCTACCTCGCCTGGAACGGCGCACGCCTGCAGGCCGAGCGTGAACGGGCGCTCGCGCGCGAGGCACAGCTGTTGCTGCTGGCGCAGCAGCTGCAGCCGCATTTCCTGTTCAACGCCTTGAACACCATCTCGGCCCTGATCCATGCCGACCCCGATCGCGCCGACGCGCTGCTGACCCGGCTGGCCACGCTGCTGCGCGCCGCCACCGACCTGGTGCAGCGCCCGCAGCAGCCGCTGCACGAGGAGCTGAGGTTGCTGCACGCCTACGCCGAGATCATGGGCGAACGCTTCGCCGACCGGGTCTCGATCGCCTGGCAGGTCGACGCCGCGGCGCTCGCGTGCCCCGTGCCCACGCTGTCCCTGCAGCCGTTGCTCGAGAACTGTTTCCGGCACGTGGTCGAACGCCGGCGCGAGCCGACCCGCATCGTCGTCCAGGCCGGCGTCGAGGCCGGCCGGTTGCGCGTGACGGTGCGCGACGACGGCGGCACGCTGGCGCCGTCCGCCGCCCCCGGCGTGGGGCTCGGCAACGTCATGCAGCGGTTGCAGGCCCTGCACGGCAAGGCCGCCTGGCTGCGCCTGGAGCCGCTGGCCGGCGGCGGCGTGGCGGCCGTGATGGAGCTGCCATGCGCGTGCTGA
- a CDS encoding LytR/AlgR family response regulator transcription factor has product MRVLIVDDEPLARAKLRRMLAPWPALEVVGEAGDGVQALQLCATLAPDAVFLDVQMPGCSGLDVAASLPDPAPEVVFVTAFDRYALQAFDAAALDYLLKPVEPERLARAVQRLLERDRPAAAPALPAQQLLIADRGRVHVVDCAQIDWLEAADNYVHVGAREWLMRRPLAALLADLPSHFARVHRSAAVNLHRVAHVLPRGDKGDALVVLRSGAEVPCSRAWRAALVARLGPG; this is encoded by the coding sequence ATGCGCGTGCTGATCGTCGACGACGAGCCGCTGGCGCGCGCCAAGCTGCGCCGCATGCTCGCCCCCTGGCCGGCGCTGGAAGTGGTGGGCGAAGCCGGCGACGGCGTGCAGGCCCTGCAGCTGTGCGCCACCCTGGCCCCGGATGCCGTGTTCCTCGACGTGCAGATGCCCGGCTGCAGCGGGCTGGACGTGGCCGCCTCGCTGCCCGACCCGGCGCCGGAGGTCGTGTTCGTCACCGCCTTCGACCGCTATGCGCTGCAGGCCTTCGACGCCGCGGCCCTGGACTACCTGCTCAAGCCGGTGGAGCCCGAGCGCCTGGCGCGCGCGGTGCAGCGCCTGCTCGAGCGCGACCGCCCGGCCGCCGCCCCCGCCCTGCCCGCGCAGCAGCTGCTGATCGCCGACCGCGGCCGGGTCCACGTGGTGGACTGCGCGCAGATCGACTGGCTGGAAGCGGCGGACAACTACGTGCACGTCGGTGCGCGGGAGTGGCTGATGCGACGGCCGCTGGCGGCGCTGCTCGCGGACCTGCCGTCGCACTTCGCGCGGGTGCACCGCAGCGCGGCCGTCAACCTGCACCGCGTGGCCCATGTGCTGCCGCGCGGCGACAAGGGCGATGCGCTCGTCGTACTGCGCAGCGGCGCCGAGGTGCCCTGCAGCCGGGCGTGGCGGGCGGCGCTGGTGGCGCGGCTCGGGCCCGGCTGA
- a CDS encoding acyltransferase family protein, giving the protein MTHAPTSRLYFLDWLRIAAFGVLVLYHVGMYYVSWDWHVKSPHAGPAPEPWMLLSSPWRLGLLFLVSGVATSTMLARDAGRGWLRARSQRLLLPLACGMLLVVPPQPYFEVVQQHGYAGGYLDFLRLYFQGHGGFCRPGAGCLILPTWNHLWFVAYLWVYTLVLWALVRGVPAALERAAVPALRLLRGPALLLAPLALMVAWRGMLAPRFPSTHALVDDWYNHAAYLSLFLLGAVLARRPEAWDGFARLRHAALVLALAGWAMLALRYTGWPGAEALRGLRPVAFGTAQWCGIAAAIGFARVHWDRDHAWRRYLCDAVFPVYLLHQTLIVLLTQALAPLAWPPLAEGPVLVVLTLALSFAGYEGVRRVALLRPWFGLARRRPSAPLAAAPA; this is encoded by the coding sequence ATGACGCACGCACCGACCTCCCGCCTGTACTTCCTGGACTGGCTGCGCATCGCCGCCTTCGGCGTGCTGGTGCTCTACCACGTCGGCATGTACTACGTCAGCTGGGACTGGCATGTGAAGAGCCCGCACGCCGGCCCGGCACCCGAGCCCTGGATGCTGCTCAGTTCGCCGTGGAGGCTGGGGCTGCTGTTCTTGGTCTCGGGCGTGGCCACGTCGACGATGCTGGCGCGCGACGCAGGCCGCGGCTGGCTGCGCGCGCGCTCGCAGCGCCTGCTGCTGCCCCTGGCCTGCGGCATGCTGCTGGTCGTGCCGCCCCAGCCGTACTTCGAGGTGGTGCAGCAGCACGGCTACGCCGGCGGCTACCTGGACTTCCTGCGGCTGTACTTCCAGGGCCACGGCGGCTTCTGCCGCCCCGGTGCCGGTTGCCTGATCCTGCCGACCTGGAACCACCTCTGGTTCGTGGCCTACCTGTGGGTCTACACGCTGGTGCTGTGGGCGCTGGTGCGCGGCGTTCCTGCGGCGCTGGAGCGCGCGGCCGTCCCCGCGCTGCGCCTGCTGCGTGGCCCGGCGCTGCTGCTGGCCCCGCTCGCGTTGATGGTCGCCTGGCGGGGGATGCTGGCACCGCGCTTTCCGTCCACCCACGCGCTGGTCGACGACTGGTACAACCATGCCGCCTACCTGAGCCTGTTCCTGCTCGGTGCGGTGCTCGCCCGCCGGCCCGAGGCGTGGGACGGGTTCGCGCGGCTGCGCCATGCGGCGCTGGTGCTGGCCCTGGCCGGTTGGGCGATGCTCGCGCTGCGCTACACCGGCTGGCCCGGGGCAGAAGCGCTGCGCGGCCTGCGGCCGGTGGCGTTCGGCACCGCGCAATGGTGCGGGATCGCCGCCGCGATCGGCTTTGCGCGCGTGCACTGGGACCGCGACCACGCCTGGCGCCGCTACCTGTGCGATGCGGTGTTTCCGGTCTACCTGCTGCACCAGACGCTGATCGTGCTGCTGACGCAGGCGCTCGCGCCGCTGGCATGGCCGCCGCTGGCCGAAGGCCCGGTGCTGGTGGTGCTGACGCTGGCGCTCAGCTTCGCGGGCTACGAGGGGGTGCGACGCGTCGCGCTGCTGCGGCCGTGGTTCGGCCTGGCGCGACGGCGGCCGTCCGCCCCGCTGGCCGCGGCCCCGGCCTGA
- a CDS encoding peroxiredoxin, with protein MKPKPLAAMVLAACTLGAAHAALPVGAPAPVFTAEAALGGRTFTFSLAEALREGPVVLYFYPKAFTSGCTIEAHAFAEATPQFQALGARVIGMSADDIATLQRFSVEACGSKFPVAADREARVIRQYDAALAARPDTADRISYVIGPQGRVLHVHAGSDPLAHVRSTLQAVEAWRRSQAGK; from the coding sequence ATGAAGCCCAAGCCCCTTGCCGCCATGGTCCTGGCGGCCTGCACGCTGGGCGCCGCGCACGCGGCGCTGCCGGTCGGCGCTCCGGCGCCGGTGTTCACCGCCGAGGCCGCGCTCGGCGGCCGGACCTTCACGTTCTCGCTGGCCGAGGCGCTGCGCGAAGGGCCGGTGGTGCTGTACTTCTACCCCAAGGCCTTCACCAGCGGCTGCACGATCGAGGCGCACGCCTTCGCCGAGGCCACGCCGCAATTCCAGGCACTCGGTGCGCGCGTGATCGGCATGTCGGCCGACGACATCGCGACGCTGCAGCGCTTCTCGGTTGAGGCCTGCGGCAGCAAGTTCCCGGTGGCCGCCGACCGCGAGGCGCGCGTGATCCGGCAGTACGACGCGGCGCTGGCCGCGCGTCCCGACACCGCGGACCGCATTTCCTACGTCATCGGCCCGCAGGGACGCGTGCTGCACGTGCACGCCGGGTCGGACCCGTTGGCCCACGTGCGCAGCACGCTGCAGGCCGTGGAGGCATGGCGGCGCAGCCAGGCCGGCAAGTGA
- a CDS encoding TraB/GumN family protein → MDSTRWCRRLATCVAAMVIGLQAATAAADPCPPQPVPPSGADAQHARLNARDRGLLWRIERDGRSSWLYGTIHVGRHEWSVPGPAVRAALARSRRIAVELDLTDPATVQQVQQVLTGSLDLPEPLRRRLARQAERACVDAEQLAGLHPVVQAITYGVLEARWEGLHSAWAQEFMLAGYARRTGKPVVSLETPQQQADALLPRSAEEALRAIEDQLEQLEQGQVRRITRRLADAWERGDLEDLAGYEQWCDCIRSEADRAALRRLQVDRNPGMAARIAALHDEGEVFAAVGALHMVGPQGLPALLAARGFRVERVHSGAPVAGPAR, encoded by the coding sequence ATGGACAGCACTCGATGGTGCCGCAGGTTGGCGACCTGCGTGGCGGCGATGGTCATCGGCCTGCAGGCGGCGACGGCTGCGGCCGACCCCTGTCCGCCGCAGCCCGTGCCGCCTTCCGGTGCCGATGCGCAGCACGCGCGGCTGAACGCACGCGACCGCGGCCTGCTGTGGCGCATCGAGCGCGACGGCCGCAGCTCCTGGCTGTACGGCACCATCCATGTCGGCCGCCACGAGTGGAGCGTGCCCGGCCCGGCGGTGCGGGCGGCCCTGGCGCGCAGCCGCCGCATCGCGGTGGAACTGGACCTGACCGATCCCGCCACGGTGCAGCAGGTCCAGCAGGTGCTGACCGGTTCGCTGGACCTGCCCGAGCCGCTGCGGCGTCGCCTGGCGCGTCAGGCCGAGCGCGCCTGCGTGGACGCGGAGCAGCTGGCGGGGCTGCATCCGGTGGTCCAGGCGATCACTTACGGCGTGCTCGAGGCGCGCTGGGAGGGCCTGCATTCGGCCTGGGCGCAGGAGTTCATGCTGGCCGGGTACGCGCGCCGCACCGGCAAGCCGGTGGTGTCGCTGGAGACGCCGCAGCAGCAGGCCGACGCGCTGCTGCCGCGCAGCGCCGAGGAGGCGCTGCGGGCGATCGAGGACCAGCTCGAGCAGCTGGAGCAGGGCCAGGTCCGTCGCATCACCCGCAGACTGGCCGACGCCTGGGAGCGCGGCGACCTGGAGGACCTGGCCGGCTACGAGCAGTGGTGTGACTGCATCCGCAGCGAGGCGGACCGGGCCGCGCTGCGGCGCCTGCAGGTCGACCGCAATCCCGGCATGGCCGCGCGCATCGCCGCCCTGCACGACGAGGGGGAGGTGTTCGCCGCAGTCGGTGCGCTGCACATGGTGGGGCCGCAGGGCCTGCCGGCGTTGCTGGCCGCGCGCGGCTTCCGGGTCGAGCGGGTGCATTCCGGCGCCCCCGTGGCAGGGCCTGCGCGGTAG